The Apodemus sylvaticus chromosome 17, mApoSyl1.1, whole genome shotgun sequence genome contains a region encoding:
- the Galr3 gene encoding galanin receptor type 3, with protein MADIQNISLDSPGSVGAVAVPVVFALIFLVGMVGNGLVLAVLLQPGPSAWQEPGSTTDLFILNLAVADLCFILCCVPFQAAIYTLDAWLFGAFVCKAVHLLIYLTMYASSFTLAAVSVDRYLAVRHPLRSRALRTPRNARAAVGLVWLLAALFSAPYLSYYGTVRYGALELCVPAWEDARRRALDVATFAAGYLLPVAVVSLAYGRTLCFLWAAVGPAGAAAAEARRRATGRAGRAMLAVAALYALCWGPHHALILCFWYGRFAFSPATYACRLASHCLAYANSCLNPLVYSLASRHFRARFRRLWSCGHRRHHRHHHRVHRALRRVQPASSGPAGYPGDARPRGWSMEPRGDALRGGETGLTLSARGPQ; from the exons ATGGCTGACATCCAGAACATTTCGCTGGACAGCCCGGGGAGCGTAGGGGCTGTGGCAGTGCCTGTGGTCTTTGCCCTCATCTTCCTGGTGGGCATGGTGGGCAATGGGCTGGTGTTGGCCGTGCTGCTACAGCCTGGCCCAAGTGCCTGGCAGGAGCCGGGCAGTACCACCGATCTCTTCATCCTCAACTTGGCGGTGGCCGACCTTTGTTTCATCCTGTGCTGCGTGCCCTTCCAGGCGGCCATCTACACACTGGATGCCTGGCTCTTTGGGGCTTTCGTGTGCAAGGCGGTCCACCTGCTCATCTACCTCACCATGTACGCTAGCAGCTTCACCCTGGCGGCCGTCTCGGTGGACAG GTACCTGGCCGTGCGACACCCGCTGCGCTCCCGGGCCCTGCGCACCCCGCGCAACGCGCGCGCCGCCGTGGGGCTCGTATGGCTGCTGGCGGCGCTCTTCTCCGCGCCCTACCTAAGCTACTACGGCACAGTGCGCTACGGCGCGCTCGAGCTCTGCGTGCCGGCCTGGGAGGACGCGCGGCGGCGCGCGCTGGACGTGGCCACTTTCGCCGCGGGCTACCTGCTGCCGGTGGCCGTGGTGAGCCTGGCCTACGGGCGCACGCTGTGCTTCCTATGGGCCGCCGTGGGTCCCGCGGGCGCGGCGGCGGCAGAGGCGCGCAGACGGGCGACCGGCCGCGCGGGGCGCGCCATGCTGGCGGTGGCCGCGCTCTACGCGCTCTGCTGGGGCCCGCACCACGCGCTCATCCTCTGCTTCTGGTACGGCCGCTTCGCCTTCAGCCCGGCCACCTACGCCTGTCGCCTGGCCTCGCACTGCCTCGCCTACGCCAACTCCTGCCTCAACCCGCTCGTCTACTCGCTCGCCTCGCGCCACTTCCGCGCGCGCTTCCGCCGCCTGTGGTCCTGCGGCCatcgccgccaccaccgccaccaccaccgcgtTCATCGAGCCCTCCGTCGTGTCCAGCCGGCGTCTTCGGGACCCGCCGGTTATCCCGGTGACGCCAGACCTCGCGGATGGAGTATGGAGCCCAGAGGGGATGCCCTGCGCGGTGGAGAGACTGGACTAACCCTGTCCGCCAGGGGACCGCAATAA
- the Ankrd54 gene encoding ankyrin repeat domain-containing protein 54: MAATGGGADEESRSGRSSSEGECAVAPEPLAEAGGLFSFADLGAALGSGAGLPGRAVGRAQSPLRYLQVLWQQDVEPRDELRCKIPAGRLRRAARPHRRLGPTGKEVHALKRLRDSANANDVETVQQLLEDGADPCAADDKGRTALHFASCNGSDQIVQLLLDHGADPNQQDGLGNTPLHLAACTNHVPVITTLLRGGARVDALDRAGRTPLHLAKSKLNILQEGHSQCLEAVRLEVKQIIHMLREYLERLGRHEQRERLDDLCTRLQMTSTKEQVDEVTDLLASFTSLSLQMQSLEQR; encoded by the exons ATGGCAGCCACCGGCGGGGGCGCGGACGAGGAGTCGCGATCGGGCCGCTCGAGCTCGGAGGGCGAGTGCGCGGTGGCTCCGGAGCCTCTTGCGGAAGCCGGAGGCCTGTTCTCCTTCGCGGACCTCGGCGCTGCGCTGGGCAGCGGCGCCGGCCTCCCCGGCCGGGCGGTGGGCAGGGCCCAGTCCCCGCTGCGCTACCTCCAGGTCCTGTGGCAGCAGGACGTCGAGCCTCGCGACGAACTGCGTTGCAAGATTCCCGCCGGGCGGTTGAGGCGTGCCGCCAGGCCCCACCGTCGGCTCGGGCCCACGGGCAAGGAGGTACACG CTCTGAAGAGGCTGAGGGACTCAGCCAATGCCAATGACGTAGAAACAG TGCAGCAGCTGCTAGAAGATGGCGCAGATCCCTGTGCGGCTGATGACAAAGGCCGAACAGCTCTCCATTTTGCTTCCTGCAATGGCAGCGACCAGATTG TGCAGCTGCTCCTGGACCATGGGGCCGACCCCAACCAACAGGACGGTCTGGGGAACACACCACTGCACCTGG cGGCTTGCACCAACCATGTTCCTGTCATCACCACACTGCTCCGAGGAG GGGCCCGTGTAGATGCCCTCGACAGGGCTGGCCGCACGCCCCTGCACCTCGCCAAGTCGAAACTAAACATCCTCCAGGAGGGTCACTCCCAGTGCCTGGAGGCCGTCCGACTGGAGGTGAAGCAG ATCATCCACATGCTGCGGGAGTACCTGGAGCGCCTGGGGCGGCATGAGCAGCGAGAACGGCTAGATGACCTCTGCACCCGCCTCCAGATGACAAGTACCAAAGAACAG GTGGATGAAGTGACAGACCTCTTGGCCAGCTTCACCTCCCTCAGTCTGCAGATGCAGAGTCTGGAGCAGAGGTAG